The Lolium rigidum isolate FL_2022 chromosome 2, APGP_CSIRO_Lrig_0.1, whole genome shotgun sequence genomic interval AAAAGTCAATAtcttctaagtttgaccaagtttatacgaaAAGGTATGgatatctacaatatcaaatggataTTTTGAGAAATTATACTTTCAGATGAATCTATTGATATTAATTTGGCATTATGAATGTTTGTATTTTTACATATAAATTTGATTAAACTTAAAATATGTTGACTCTTTGTGTTCGGGAAGATGATGCAATGTCACTCCCAGATGTAAGAAGCACAAATGTTGTTTAATCAATATATATACAGAGATTTATTACTCCGGGCAGAGAAGGATCAATGGTAGGAGAGTATCTGAAACCACAAGTCGGTGCATGACTCCGTTCTAGCTGATTTCAACTATACAACATAACATCATCATATCAAACAATGTATAGATTTGAACGTGATTTACAAGTTACAACTCAAGATTAATTCAAGAGCTAGCTTTCTCCATCCCTAAATCTTTTACTACTCCTTGAAATCATTAATTGGTCTTCCAGGAACTCTGACACCACATCGAAGCGAGAATCGTGAATTCGTGATTCATCGAAAGAgtcataccctaaaccctaaccatcATAAAATAGAAGAAGCAGAACTGTTTCTTCATCAAGAAGAGAGATTCATTACTCATGAGTCATGACAATGACATGGAACAGAATTACAATCCGCAGCCACGAGGTCTGCAATAGGGAGCATCCTGCAACCACAAGTCGGTGCATGACTCCGTTCTGCTAGCTGATTTCAACTATACGACATAATATCAGCATATATAAAAGTAACAATGTTACTCCTAGTACATTTTAACCTGATTtacaactcaagttcaagagcgctTCTCCATCCCTAACCCTAAATCTTTCACCTGAAATCCATCAATTGGCCTTCCAGGAAGTCTGGCACCACGTCGAAGCGAGAATCGTGATTCTTCATGTACAAGGACTCGATGCCAAGGATGATGTCCGTGGGCCAGTACCCGGTCAGCTCCTCGAAATCTTCGTTCCACTGCTGCACGTCGATGGCATTCGGGTTCAGGATTAGCCTGGCGAGGAAGACCGCCGACGCTGCCACCACGGACGGCAGGAGCTGCAGCAGGCTGTAGTCGTAGAGCGATCTGTTGGCGAGGTGATGCGCCAGCCGCCGAACCTCCGAATCCTGCTCTCCTCTGCCGGTGTACCTCATGAAGTGCTCGACGAAGGTGTAGGCCGTGGGTCCGCTGAGGTCGTAGTCCAGCGCCTCCACCATGCCGAGCTCCATGTCGATCACCTCCTTGCTGGTCGTGTCGAGCCCGCAGATCCCGGCGACGGCCGTGGCGTTCAGCTTGTGTGTTGAGCACTGCTCCTCGTATTTGGCGGCGGTGTAGACGGCCGTGGCGCCCAGGAGCTGTAGCTGGTGCTCCGTGTCAGTCTCCGGCAGGGTTCGCTGCGAGAGGACGCGGTCGACGTAGGAGACGGCGCGGTGCAGCGTGCCGGGGGCGAGGTCGAAGTAGCGGGTGAAGTCGTCCATCCAGGACACGAGGTCCGCGCGCCTGGACTTGGTCATCAGACCTCCCTGCACCGTCTTCAGATACTCCGGCGAGGGCCACTGCTTGGCGTCCTTCTCCATCTCCCGGAGGTTGACGTCCATGTCAGCATCGTAGTCGGACACCTCGCACGTCGCCGGGAGCTCGATGGAGTC includes:
- the LOC124690361 gene encoding putative cyclin-F2-1, which encodes MDPCSFELISGTPLSAVFSGCVDQSTMTEFDDAYLRAIGALPPLSPVRFASSSPIHHAAALHDSIELPATCEVSDYDADMDVNLREMEKDAKQWPSPEYLKTVQGGLMTKSRRADLVSWMDDFTRYFDLAPGTLHRAVSYVDRVLSQRTLPETDTEHQLQLLGATAVYTAAKYEEQCSTHKLNATAVAGICGLDTTSKEVIDMELGMVEALDYDLSGPTAYTFVEHFMRYTGRGEQDSEVRRLAHHLANRSLYDYSLLQLLPSVVAASAVFLARLILNPNAIDVQQWNEDFEELTGYWPTDIILGIESLYMKNHDSRFDVVPDFLEGQLMDFR